In Lates calcarifer isolate ASB-BC8 linkage group LG4, TLL_Latcal_v3, whole genome shotgun sequence, a genomic segment contains:
- the LOC127142338 gene encoding gap junction delta-4 protein-like, translating into MTGAIDILFITINHNMSFMGKTWWMLMLVLRLLVVLLAGFTLFSDEQERFICNTIQPGCSNVCFDAFAPVSVLRLWFFHLILLCLPHVLFATYVMHKLLSYPYFGTFYCDRSRGGSPFPLENSSYSRELSLHKAPFHDLPREWGTPRFYCAYFIAVILRILLEVVFSAGQFFLFGLSVPKSFLCYEAPCTSGVECYISRPTEKTLMLRFMLGVASLSILLSLVDMMSSLNAMVRWRRKREMLMEEMSKGEQSSMFTTTTVTEDSEVLLTRRVSPGGSATDAVKDEKHTAGVVANGELLQTKVNSESTLKTSVSVNEKSQDTEDTKADMSHSPTPMSTPMPTHFVLHSHLRPPLSPRPDRGPPLNPRIPTPMGAKKLGQYSPVITNSSQQSDSSESQDKRAWV; encoded by the exons ATGACTGGAGCAATAGATATACTCTTCATCACTATCAACCATAATATGTCTTTTATGG GTAAAACCTGGTGGATGTTGATGCTGGTTTTACGTCTGCTGGTTGTCCTGCTGGCCGGCTTCACCCTCTTTAGTGATGAACAGGAGAGATTTATCTGTAACACCATCCAGCCAGGCTGCTCTAATGTCTGCTTTGATGCATTTGCTCCTGTATCTGTCCTCCGTCTCTGGTTCTTCCACCTTATTCTTCTCTGTCTTCCACATGTACTGTTTGCAACCTATGTCATGCATAAGCTGTTGTCATATCCTTACTTTGGAACTTTCTACTGCGACAGGAGTCGAGGAGGTTCACCTTTCCCTCTTGAGAACTCAAGCTACTCACGAGAACTGTCCTTACATAAAGCTCCATTTCATGATCTCCCACGTGAATGGGGGACACCACGCTTCTACTGTGCTTACTTCATTGCTGTAATTCTTCGGATACTTCTGGAAGTGGTTTTCAGTGCAGGccagttttttctctttggtttgTCTGTTCCAAAGAGCTTCCTCTGTTATGAGGCCCCCTGCACATCTGGGGTTGAATGCTACATCTCTAGACCTACTGAAAAGACCTTAATGCTCAGATTCATGCTGGGGGTTGCCTCTTTGTCCATTCTGCTAAGTTTGGTTGACATGATGAGCTCCCTGAATGCAATGgtgagatggaggaggaagagggagatgcTGATGGAGGAGATGAGTAAAGGAGAGCAAAGCAGTATGTTTACAACGACAACTGTGACTGAAGACAGCGAAGTTCTTTTGACCAGAAGAGTCAGCCCCGGTGGAAGCGCGACGGATGCTGtcaaagatgaaaaacataCTGCTGGTGTTGTGGCAAATGGTGAACTCCTTCAAACAAAAGTGAACAGTGAGTCCACCCTTAAAACTAGTGTATCTGTCAACGAGAAGAGCCAAGACACCGAAGACACTAAGGCAGACATGTCTCACTCACCAACTCCCATGAGCACTCCAATGCCAACCCACTTTGTCCTCCACAGCCATCTGAGACCTCCACTATCCCCTCGCCCAGACAGGGGACCACCACTGAACCCCAGAATTCCAACACCCATGGGTGCCAAAAAGTTGGGCCAGTACTCCCCAGTGATAACAAACTCAAGCCAACAGTCTGATAGCAGTGAATCTCAGGACAAGAGGGCTTGGGTGTAA